The region GTCACGGTTACCGCGCTTTCGACATGCAAATGATCTCTAGCGTGACTTACTCTCACTACACTGAAGAAGATTCTACTGATTACTACAACCTTTTGGGTAACGTATCTGTAAGCCAAACTGTGCTTGCTGATTTCGGTTCTTCTAACTGGTCTGGTGGTGCTTCTATCTCTATCGATAAAGACATCGCTAAAGGTGCAATGGACCAAGTTGATGCTCGTTATGACTACGGTGTAGGTTTGTTCCCATTCGCGGAATACACTTTCAACGATACATTCTCTTTCAGAACAGTTTTCGGTTACTTCCAATTTGCTAGATACGAAGACTACACTGAAGAAGGTCTTTACCAACTTGAGCCATACCAATCAGTTGGTATCGGTATCTCTGTTACTCGTGATATCTACGTTTATCCAAACGTACAATTCACTCCTAAAGATATCCGCGACGACCGCACAAACGTTGCAGTATCTGCTAACTTGAACTTGTTCTAATTTGAACTTGCTCATTTGAGTGAAATAGAAACCCACGGCTAAAAGCTGTGGGTTTTTTTATGTCTATGTCTCTTCTATTTTCTCGGGATTGAGTTCAACGGGCGGGGCTTATCATCATCATCCCCCAAGCTCAGCCAATTGCTCGCGCTGTGCATGGACAGGAAATAAAAAACCCACTTTGCAGTGGGTTTCTAAGTTTACTTTGTAGTTGTTTAAAGTTTTGCAGTTGCTGACATCGGCAGCAGCGGTAGCGGGTCAATCGGGCCACGATCTTTGCGGATCTCAAAGTGTAGATGAACCCCCGTAGCGCGTCCTGTACGCCCCATGGCGCCAATCACTTCGCCTTGGTGAACTCTTTGGCCTTCCGACACTAGGATCTTGTCAAAGTGAGCGTAAAGCGTTGCCCAGCCGTCACCAGACTCGATCAATACCATCTTTCCATAACCACGGAACTCACGACCTGCGTAGATCACAGTTCCTGATTGGGAAGCCAAAATCGGTGTTCCTTTAGGAGCGGCCAAATCAATACCCAAATGAGGGCGTTTTTTCTTAGGTAAAAAACCACGTGTCATACGAGCGCGATCCACGGGCCAATCAAACGTCAACTGTTGTTGTATCGAAGGGCTGTGGTCAGAAGCCGTGCTGCGAGCGTCAGACGCGCCGCCCGGTTTGAAATACTCGCGTGAAAGGGGAGTGTGAAAAGTGGTGCAAGAGCCCAACGCTCCTACAAAGAAAATGCATCCTGCAATTTTAACTAGCTGATTCCATCCTGGTGTCATGCTTTGAGTATACTTAATAACCCTGCGGATCCAAAGCATTATTTTGGAATTACCGGATGATAATTCCAAAACGACACAGGTCTTTTAATACTAATAAATGGGGAACTGTTTGCAAAGTTGCTTCACATCTTCGTGAATTTTGGACTTCATTGCGACATCTTCTGGATTATTCAGAACTTGCGCAATCCATTTAGCAATCTGCTTCATCTCGGAAGGGCCCATGCCCCGAGTAGTTAAAGCAGGGGTTCCAATACGAACACCACTTGTGACAAACGGCGAGCGTTTTTCATTTGGTACAGTGTTTTTATTCACAGTGATACCGGCCTCATCCAAAGAATGTTCCGCCACTTTACCTGTAATTTCACGATCGCTTAAATCCACAAGAATCAAGTGATTGTCTGTGCCACCAGTCACAAGCTTGAAGCCCAACGAAAGCATTTCATCAGCCAAAGCTTTCGCGTTTTGGATGACCTTCTCACTGTATTGCTTAAACTCGGGCTTTAAAGCTTCGCCGAAAGCAACGGCTTTTCCTGCGATAATATGCTCAAGCGGTCCACCTTGAATACCCGGGAAGATGCGTGAGTTCATGGTCTTTGCTTTTTCTTCCGAGTTTGTCAGGATCATGCCGCCACGAGGACCGCGCAAAGTTTTGTGCGTTGTCGTCGTGATATAATCTGCATAAGGAGCCGGTGAAGGATGGTGACCTGTAGCTACTAGACCTGCAAAGTGTGCCATGTCGACAAGCAACTGTGCGCCCACTTCATCAGCGATCTCTTTGAATTTCGCAAAATCTAGAAGGCGAGGATACGCACTGTAACCCGCGATGATGAGCTTCGGTTGAGTTTCTTTTGCTGTTGCGCGGATTGTATCATAATTGATGCGACCTGTTTCAGCGTCCAACTTGTACGAAGCGGCTTTAAACAAAAGACCACTGAAGTTGACTGGTGAACCATGTGTTAAGTGTCCACCGTGAGAAAGATCCATTCCTAAAATAGTGTCGCCCGCTTTACAAGCCGCCAAGTAAACAGCCATATTTGCTTGTGAGCCCGAGTGCGGTTGCACGTTCGCAAAGCCTACACCGAAAAGTTTTTTGGCTCTTTCGATCGCAAGACTTTCTACAGTGTCGACGTTGACGCAACCACCGTAGTAGCGTTTGCCCGGGTAACCTTCCGCATACTTATTTGTCAGGATAGAACCTTGAGCTTCCATCACCGCGCGCGAAGTGTAGTTTTCAGAAGCAATCATCTCTAATCCGAATTGCTGACGATCTGATTCTTTGTTAATCGCCGCTAAAATTTCTGGATCAACTTGGGCTAATGATTGAGACGTTGAATGCATAAAAAGCTCCTTCATGGCTTCTGATTAGAGGA is a window of Bdellovibrio bacteriovorus DNA encoding:
- a CDS encoding M23 family metallopeptidase, with protein sequence MTPGWNQLVKIAGCIFFVGALGSCTTFHTPLSREYFKPGGASDARSTASDHSPSIQQQLTFDWPVDRARMTRGFLPKKKRPHLGIDLAAPKGTPILASQSGTVIYAGREFRGYGKMVLIESGDGWATLYAHFDKILVSEGQRVHQGEVIGAMGRTGRATGVHLHFEIRKDRGPIDPLPLLPMSATAKL
- the glyA gene encoding serine hydroxymethyltransferase, with translation MHSTSQSLAQVDPEILAAINKESDRQQFGLEMIASENYTSRAVMEAQGSILTNKYAEGYPGKRYYGGCVNVDTVESLAIERAKKLFGVGFANVQPHSGSQANMAVYLAACKAGDTILGMDLSHGGHLTHGSPVNFSGLLFKAASYKLDAETGRINYDTIRATAKETQPKLIIAGYSAYPRLLDFAKFKEIADEVGAQLLVDMAHFAGLVATGHHPSPAPYADYITTTTHKTLRGPRGGMILTNSEEKAKTMNSRIFPGIQGGPLEHIIAGKAVAFGEALKPEFKQYSEKVIQNAKALADEMLSLGFKLVTGGTDNHLILVDLSDREITGKVAEHSLDEAGITVNKNTVPNEKRSPFVTSGVRIGTPALTTRGMGPSEMKQIAKWIAQVLNNPEDVAMKSKIHEDVKQLCKQFPIY